The genomic segment ATACCGCCGCTCTGTTTTACATACTGCAAACAAAAAAGACCCATTGGACCCGGACCGGTAATTAATACAATATCCCCGCCGGTAATACCGGTTAAATCTTCAACAGCATGATATGCACACGCCGAAGGGTCTGAGAGCGCCCCTGAAATAAAATCCACATTATCAGGAAGAATATGTATTCTTTCCTCAGGTACAACACAAAATGAAGTAAAAGCACCGTCAAAAGCATAACCTGTAGCCAACCTCTCAGGACACAAATTATAATTTCCGGTAAGACAATAGCGGCAATGACCGCAAACATATCTTGAATTTTCAGCAGTTACCCTTGTTCCTACTTTGAACCGGCTATTTTTAGAACCAACCTCGGTAATTACACCTGTAAATTCATGTCCGAGTACAAAAGGCGGTCTTATGGGAATCTGTATATCTCCATTGTATATATGGAGGTCCGAACCGCATATTCCAGCTGCTTCTACTTTAATCTTTACCTCACCTTCTTTTGGAAAAGGTTCAGCTACATCCCTAATTTCCATGTTACCTTTGCCTAACGCATATTTAACTAATGCTTTCATTTGAATAACACCTCACCGAATAACCCTTTATTTTGTTTTCCATTATCTAACACGATACTGCCATTTACCAATACATATTTTATACCCACGGGAAAAGAACAGGGATTAGTGTATGTAGCTGTATCTGAAACTTTTTCAGCATCAAAAATTACCAAATCAGCATAATTATCTTTTTTTATTACACCACGGTCTTTTAACCCCATTCGTCTTGCCGGCAGAAAAGTCATTTTCCGGACTGCATCTTCCAAAGTCAGCAATTTTATTTCTCTTACATATCTCCCTAAAATACGGACAAAAGTCCCGTAACTCCTCGGATGTGTTTTGCCTTTAATACCTGCACTGTCCGAACCGATAATTGTTTCCGGGTAACGTAAAACTGTCTGTATATCCCCTTCAATCATACTGAACATTACCATTGTAACAACTGCTTCTTCTTTCACCAATATATCAAATAAAACATCAAAGCAGTCTTTATCTTCTTCTTTTGAAATAACATCTATCGTTTTACCTTCATATTTCTTATTTTTTTTACAATAACTAATCAAAATACTTTCCCATAAACCGTCAGCACTATGGAAAAGGTTTTCCGTATCAGATTGATTATCCGATAACATCAACAACATTTCTTTCTTAATCCGGCTCCTTATTTCTTTTCTCTTTAATTTCTTAATTAATTCTTTAACCCCTTTGCTATGAACCCAACCGGGCAGTAAAGCACTAAGAAAAGTATAACCTGCCGTGTAAGGATACTGGTCCAGCGTTATATCCAAACCATTTTTCCTTGCTCTTTCAATCATTTCTATCGTCTTTTCTACTTTACCCCAGTTTTCCCTTCCCGCGGCTTTATGGTGTGATATTTGTATCGGTATTTTAGTTTTTTTAGAAACATCTATCATTTCATTAACTGCTTCTATTAATTTATTACCCTCATTACGAAGATGTACAGTACATAGTCCTCCATATTTTACCACTTCTTTACAACTTTCCAATAATTCCTGTGTTTTAGTATATATACCGGGCGGGTAAACCAATCCAAAAGATATACCGAATACTCCCTGTTCCATAGATTCATTTATAAGTTTTTTTATTTTAGTTGATTCATTAACATTCGGCTTCCTGTCTTCAAAACCCATCACAGCAACACGAATTGTACCATGTCCTACTAAAGATACAACATTAACTGCGGTACCTTTCTTTTTTATTAGCGCTAAATATTCTTTTATGTTTTTCCAGTTCCACGGGAATTCGTAACCGCTTTGGAGAGGTGCAACATATCTTTTTAGCTGGTCTATTGTATTTAAATTGACCGGTGCCGGCGACATACCGCAATTACCTACAACAACGGTAGTTACCCCCTGTTGTATCAGATTATCTGCACTTGGATGCCCGGGCAGTGAAAAATCCGCATGGGAATGCATATCAATGAATCCCGGCGATACTGTTAACCCGATTGCATCTATAACCTTCTTGGCAGGTACATTTCCGAAATTACCTATATCAACAATTTTCCCATTTTCTATTGCAATATCTGCCTTAAATTGTTGTTTTCCTGTACCATCAACAATATTTCCGTTTTTAATCAATATATCAAACATAATTTATCCCAAAATGAAAAATTCAATAGAATTTTGTGAGGTAGCTTTAGTAGGAAGTTATATTAAATAAAAAGGATTTTGTCAAGAAAAAAAAGACGGTGAGTTAAAATAACTTGTGTTTTTCACATCTTATTTATTTTAAGTTTATTTTTCTATTGGTACGACAATTCCGCGCATGATTAGTTTTTGGGCGAAAACAAATATTGTAAAGGTTGGTATAGCGGCTATAATAAGAGCGGCAAATATTACCGATTGATGACTTTGCTGCTGTAGTTGATACAACCATACCATTAAAGTCCACATCTTCTCATCCTGACATACTATAAGTGCAAACATAAAAGCTCCGTATGCCGCATTAAATGCTCCCAGTGATATTACAGCCAATATCGGTTTTGATAAATACATTGTTATGTCCCAGAACATTACCCATTCACTTGCACCGTCTAACATCGCTGATTCATATAATTCTTTGGGTATACTATCGAAAAATCCTTTCAGTAAGAATATAGTATATCCATTTACCATACCGGGCAGGATTAACGCCCAAAATGTATTTAGTAATCCTAACTCTTTCAGCAGCAGGAAGTTAGGGATAGCTGTTACCATAGGCGGGAATGCCATTGTCGCTAATAAAAATAATAATATCTTGTATGTAGAAGCCAGATTAAATCTGCTCATTGAATATGCTGCTATGGGATTTACTATTAATGTTACCAGTATTGTCAGACCGCAGAATACAAATGTATTCCATATCCCTCGCCCGTGTAAAAGCAGATACTGGAATACATGAACGTAATTACGCGTTGCAAATTCCCACCGCAGCTGCCTGGAATGGGTTTTCATATCATTATAATCAATATCTTTTGTCGGCATTGATACTTTTTCAAATGATGTGTAATTTGATTCATGTGCCTGATTTAATGATTCCAGATTATTATATTTTGCTCTTAAAAAATCCTGCCACATGAATTCCGGTCCTGTTAAACTTATAAATTCCGGAGACACCTGTTTTACAAATAAATCCCAGTCAACCAGCCTGCTCCCGACATGCAGGACATCTTCCGGATATTGAATTTCTTCAAAACTTCTATAATCTGTTTTATAACTCTTATTCAGAAAAGTTATTTTTCCTTCATATTTTTTCTTTAAAAATTCTTCATATATGCCTTTTGCTTGCGGACTCACCTTTATAAATTGTAAGTTTAATTCCTCATGAACAAACTGCACCCAATCCTTTCTTTCACTTTCGTTTTTAGGAATCTTCCCGGTTAAAATAAATTCATCATAACTTATATATTTAGTTCCATGTAATTTATTATAATCCTCTATCTTCCTTCCATATTTATAATTTAAAAAATCCCTGGTATACTTGCCGTCCAGAGATATATAAAAATAATAACGTTTGGGTTGTTCTAACTTGAATTCAAATGCTGAATCAATGGCTTTTGAGTCTGTTAATTTGAATCCACGGTTGTAAAACGGTGTTAATCTTGGATAATTTACTGTCAGCCATGATGTATTAAAGGCATCGTATAAATTATTATATTTTTCCAGAGAATCATCGCTTTTCTTCTTTAGCCATCCCCTGTACTTTCTTCCCAACTCCGGCAACATCATATTGTTATATGACCAGACATGACCAAGTGCACTGTATGTATTAGGTAAGCTTACCTTTTCTATAAATTCTTGCCAGTCTTTTACTCTTCCCTTATGTACCTTTTCAGGTAAAGTTAGTGCCGCAAAACCGGAAATATCATCTCTGCTGTTTATATTATAATTTGTTAATAATTCGTTATATTTCGTCTCTATAAATTTACGATATAATGCCTCATCCGAGTAAAAATATTTCGGAATTGTGTCGTAGTCATATATATCCACTCCGCTCTTTAATGACCCTGATATCATGACAAGAAACGGGTATATCATTGTTATCCCGCCAATTATTAAAAAGGAATACATTATTATTAATATTATTTTAGTCTCTAAATCTTTTTTCCCTTTAGTTTGTAATAAACTCATGTGTTCCTTGTGATGTAAGGTTATAGGGTTTTAGGGTTTTAGGGTTTTAGGGTTTTAACTCTATGAACTCTATAACTCTATAAACTCCATGAACTCTATGAACTCTATAACTCTATAAACTCCATGAACTCTATGAACTCTATAACTCTACAAACTCTATAACTCTTTCTTCTATTCTGTTGTTCTAAATTGCATTTTGGTTAATCGTTTTAACTGGTATACGGTAAAGCCTAATAAAATAAATCCTAATAACCAGCCCATCGCTGTGGCTACTCCAAATTTCAGATATAAAAATGCATTGAAAAATATTTCTAATCCCAAAACCTGTGTTGCTCCTGCCGGTCCGCCTCCTGTCATAGCCAATATAAAATCTGCCGACTTAAAAGCTCCCACAAAAGCGCCTACAAAATTTATTATAATTAACGGTTTGATTGTCGGAATCGTCACATTCCAGAACTTATACCAGGTATTGGAACCATCTATAGATGCCGCTTCGTATAAGTCGTCGGGAATAGTTTTTAATGCAGCCAGATAAATAAGACATCCGGGACCCATTGACGCCCAGACAATAGGTATAACAACACATAACATTGCAAAGTTTGGATTTCCCAACCATTTTTGGGGAAGAATTTTGCCTGATGAAATCATTAATAAAAACTTGTTTAACAAACCGGAAGCAGACGGGTCATAGAAACTCCTCCATAAAAATATTATCACTAAACCACTTATTACATGAGGCAGATAAAACACTATTCTAAAAAATACCTTGCCTTTTGGAATTTCATGTAAAAATACTGCTAAAATTATAGGTGCGATGAATCCTAATCCAAGAATAAGAGTTGCAAAATACAAGCTGTGCCACAATGCATCCCAGAAAACCTTATCAAAAAGTACATTTGCAAAATTGTCTATACCAACAAACGTGCTTCCTCCCATTATCCTGTAATCCATAAAAGCAATAATAGCCCCGCGTATTGTCGGAACATACTGCCATAATGCCATATTAAACACAGCGGGAACCAGTATTAGATATGCAATCCAGTTTTTTTTGAATCCCCAGCCGGTTTTAGCTCCTTCCGGTGTAAATACTTTCATTATGTATCTGAACGCTAAAAAGAAAGTTAATACTATAACAGCAGCTAAAAATATAGCTACTTTCCTTCTTAACGCCATTTTCTTAGGTGGTATTTTCCCGACCATTTTCTCATTTACTTCAGATACAGCAGCATCCAGAATTTCTTTTATGCGTTTTTTTGCAACTTCCGGCGGTTTATTGCCAAGGTCTTCTACAATCGCGATGTCTAATGGCCTGCTCAAATATGAGTATATCAAATCACAATTTTTACCGTATGGTTCAGGTATGCCGTTAAGTACCGAATCAGTATATGTTTTTTCCCAACCTTTAGGAATATATTTTAAATATTCCGTATAACCGTATTTTCTAATTTTAACGGGATTAAGAACGTAAGCGAAACCATTTTCGATAAGTACACGGGTACGTATTCTATTTGCTTCATCACTACCCCAAAAATATATAAATTTCCATGCTGCATCACGAACCTCCGGGTCGGTTACTCCTGCAAATATACCCATAATAGGAGCATTGAGTACCGAAATCATCAAACCTGTGGGACCTTTTGGCATCGGAGCTATACCTACCAACTCGGGATTTATATTTAAATCAGTCATACTTAAATCGTCAAAATAAACCTGGTGCATAGCTAATTTTCCCTGTTCCCATTTCACAACTCCGGTATAAGTAAGTTCTGCGGTACCGGGAATAGTTTTTCCATTTTTTACGAACTTTTGTTGTGCTATCCTTGCATAAAAATACACCGCTTCTACTGCTTCCGGTGTATTAAATGCAGCCAGCCATTCCCCTTTTTTATTTTGCTCAACTGCCCTTGCTCCTGCAGATAAAAGGAAAGAGTAAAAAAATTGAGATGCGCCCGTCGCCGGCTGAAGATATACCCCACAAATACCTTTATCAGGGTTAGTAATTTTACGTGAGTAAGCAAGCATCTCTTCCCAGTTTTCAGGAGGTCTATCCGGATCAAGTCCTGCTTCACGGAATAAATCTTTGCGGTATTGTAAAACAATAAAACTGGTACCATACGGGAACCCCCACCAGCGTTTTTTTCCGTTTGGTCCTTCGCGGTAAACGACCGGTTTAACGGAAGTTGGAATTCGTTCTGCCAGTTCTTCTTTAGGCATTTGCTCGATAAATTCATCTAATGGATATAAAAAACCCTGCTGGATATAACTGTCTGATTTGCGGAAATTAGTATAAATAATATCAGGGGAAATTCCTCCGGCTATTGCCATAAGAGGACCTACATTCCATTGCCCCTCAACTGCTATACCTCCGGATTGTACAACTTCTATCCACGGATAATGTTTTTTAAATGCTTTTAAAACTTCCCTATCTCCTTGTGCCCGAGCACTTCCATCATCTTGCCTGGGAAGTTTGACTGAATTTGATATTGTTATTTTTACAGTTTTATGATTGGATTCTACGGCGTGGATTTTGACATAAAAAGCACTATATGTCCAAATAGAAATTAATAGAAAACAAAACTTTACCCGCAACCAAGAATTATTTCTTTTATTTTCCATTTTATTCTTCAGTAATTCTTTTAAAATCTTGTTTTAAGTATAATGAATCTCCCCGCAGCTGCGGGGTACCAAGGTGCCACCCCGCACAGTTTTGTCGTAGACAAAACTAGACGTGGGGGTTCTCCTTTTCTTTATCCCCGTCAAGTTTTACTTGTCGGGATATTTGGTGAAGGAGAATCAAACTAAGTTCCTATGTGCTAGGTTTATAACATTACATCTTATCTTGCTCATTTTTACTTATTCTCTTCTTTTTTTCCAGTTGTCCTGAATTCTAATTCCTGTTTGATAAATGCCATTGTATCCGGCGGTATATCACTATATACTACCATATTAGGTCCGGCAAAGCTATTTGGTCCGATTTTTTTCCCAGGCATAACCTTTACGCCGGGATTCAAAAAACAATTATCTCCTATAAACGGACTCAAACTAGTTAACCCGGAATCCACTAATTTACCGTCTATTTTAAGTTTCAAGGTAACATTATCATTTCTAAAACTGCACATACAACAATTAGCAGAAGCCCCGGAATTATCTCCCCAGACACCGACTATCGCACCCTGGTGCGAAAAACCGACTTTTCCTAAGGCAACACCGCCATACTGATTGTTATAACCTATTGTTGAACCGTCACCGACAATCGCTCCGACTTTACACTGAGGTCCGATTTTACAATCTTTACCTATAAGAGCACCTTTAACATAAGAACCGGCAAAAACTTTTGTCCTTTCACCTATCCAGGAATTTTCGATAAAACAACCGGGTTCTACTATTACATCATCTTCAATTATGTATTTACCTTCAAAAGTAACCCCGGAACCGATTTTGGCTTTATTGGAAATATAGGATTTTCTTTTTTCCATAAGATACTCAAGAGCTAAAAAGTTTGACCTGTGTATTTCCCACGGATAAGCCATATTTACAAACTCGTATTTACTGGTATGTACTTTTACATGGTCTTTAATAGAAAAAAATATTTCTTCCCACTCCAACTGTTTTTCTGTCTGGTTCGCACCGTGAGACTTAAATAAATCAAATATTTCCTTTTCTATAACAGCTATCCCTGCCACAATATTTTCAGTTTTAATTTGTTTTCCTTCAGTAATCTGAAATATTTCTTTTAACTGATTGTTTTCTCCGCTGCTTACTTTATAATGATAAAGCGGCCTTTCCATAATACCACCAGCAATAGTAGCCTTTGCTTTTAATTTTATATGCTGTTCTATCAGTTCCTTTATCATTACCGGCTGAAAAAATGAATTAGCACAAATTAATATTGTAGTTTCATTTATAAAATCTTTAGCACTCAAGATACCGTCAAGAGGTCCGTTTAAATTTTTTTGTTCAAAATATGTCAGATTTACTCCGGGATTTCCTCCGTTATTTAATACTTTCTTAACCTCTTCTCCCCGGTATCCTGTAACCACACCTATATCTTTTATACCTAATTCAGCTAAAAATTCTACTATATAAAGTATCAAAGGTCTATTCGCAAGAGGTAAAACAGATTTTGGTCGCAACATGGTAAATGGATGTAATCTTCTACCCTCACCCGCACTTAAAATAACTGCTTTCATAAAATTTAAACTCCTCTACCCGGTTTAATAATCCTTTTGTTCTTCTACAGTATTACTAATAATAACGCTCTACTCCTGTTTATACTTCTTTTAGATTAGAGTTAAGTTTTACTTTTGGGAATAAATACTATCCCGATATCGGTCGCTCTCTTTGGATGCCCGGTGAAGTTGAATTTGCCCTAAATATTGATTTATCTTTTTTTCTACCGATAGTTCGCCCAACATTTTTTCTACATCTGCGGATTTTATGGTTTTGTTAAGTGACTCCCTAACTTTTTGTTTTATTTTTTCTGTTTTTTGTTTTAGTATTCTTAGTTCAGAGATTGCTTTTTTTAATACATCTTCTTTTATTTTTTTATCTGATACTGTAAAACCGCGCCACAAACCTACATTTGCAAAATATGCTCTGTCCGTATTAATATATCGTATAATTTGTGTTTCTATTTTGTTAAGTATAACTGTAGCTTCGGTAAGAAATATTTTAAAATCTGCCGCCATTATAAAATACTCTATATTAAGTTTATTTTTTGTAAATTTTTCTTTTTTCAAAATGTCCGACAGTTTTTGGCATTTTTCTTTTATCTCTGATGCATTTTTTGATGTTATTTTTGTCCAGAGGTCGTAAATATAATCAACTAAAAAATATTTTGTAGACCCGTAGAACTGATAAATATATTTTCTGTCATATTCTTTTTTAGTGTTTTTGTCCGGTGACCAGCTATATTCAGCAGAACAAAGCATATTTATCCAGTGAAGTTCAAAGACATCGAAATTACCTATTCCGGAACCACTGGGCCAGTGAGTATTAAGTATTCCCAGTCCGTTGGTTTTAGCTATTTCTTTACAAAATGTGATAGTATTACGAACAGATCTTTTAGGTTCAAAATGGCAACAAGGACTGCCGAAAACCCGAAAACCTTTATCCTGAAAAAACTTTATATACGGATAACCGTTGTTTACTTCCGGAAAATTACCGCCATCCCAATATTTTTTATAAAGGCTTAATATTTCTTTCGGGACCCAGTCAACTATTTCTTCACCGAACAAAGCCCGTCCGCCCCAGCTTACAAAAGGTATTTTGTCACTCATCGTGCCATAGTTCCAGTAAACTATACAAATATCTTTATCCAAACTATCTATTGCTTCAGGGAAATCCCTGAGCATATCATGCCACATAACCGGTATTTTACCTTTACTTTTAATAAATTTGCTTACTTTGTTTATATAGTCAATATAAAGTTTTGATTTACCTTCTTTTTTAACGAATTCTTTACATTGTTCACATTCGCCTAAGAAATATGCCTCATCCGCACCGATATGAAAATATTTATAAGGATGCAGTTCAATAACTTCACCAGCCATGTCTTTGAATTGTTCTAAAGATCCCGGATGCAAGGGACAAAACTGGAAATCATTCCCGACCGGGCTCTTACTATGTACTATATTCTCTTTTCTTTCCCGTAAAAGAGCATATTCCTTATGTTTAAGAATGTATGAGACATGTGAAATTGACTGGACTAACGGTATAATCTGAATATAATATTTCCCGGCAAATGATATTATTTCTTTTATTTCCAATTCGGTTAAAGCTAAATTATGCTTTATAACCGGATGTTTTTTATACGGAAATTTATCCTCATACTCTAAAAGTATAGTATTTATCTTATAATGACCTGCTCTTTTGATAATATCTTTTAAGTAGTCAACTTTAGGCATCTGTGACCATAAATTCATATGAATTCCCCGGATTTTAAGTTCCGGATAATCTTCTATCTCCAAACATTTTATAAATAATTTATTGTTCTCTTCTTCTAAAAGTTGAATTATCGTCTGTATGCCGTAAAATAAACCGGAAGTATCAATCGCCACCAACAATATCTTGTCTTTATCAATATTGAGTGTATATCCTTCTTCTTTAATAAGTTTATTGAATTCTAACATGGACAAATCAGGTTTTTTATTTAAGTTATCATTTACTATAAGAATTGCAAATTTATTAGAAAAATTTATAGTGCCCGACCGGTACTTATCCGATAGATTAGCTTTTATTCCTTTATCTTTTAGGCTATCTGCTAAAAGCTGCAGAGAAAAAACTATTCCCGGATTAGATTTGTCAAAAACCATTTCTGTTTCTTTAGTAAATTCAAACTTAGCCGGTTTGATTCTTATCTTCCTCGGCTCCGGAATAAGTTTTGGTTTATATGTTTCTTTGTTCATTATCAAACCCTTTTGATTTTGTAGTACCTTGACTTTAGACTTTTTAGATGATAATACTATATATTTAGGCTTATTTCAACAACAATTTTTGACCATTAAACCCTAAATGACACTGTTGGTCAACCTTTTACGGTCTAAATCTCTAATTCTCTAATCAACTAATTAACTGGTACTCTACTTCTCTATTTCCTTCTTTACTTTCTTTACTTTCTTTCCTCCGGTCGGACTATTTGTTATCACCGCTGGCGAGGTTGAGCCGTTGTTAGATGAACTCCAGATATATTTCACTTTCTCACCTGCCGTGTCGCCCGGTGTGGTATCGTTCGGCCACATTGAGGCGGGACGAGCAAGCCTGGCATGCACAAATATTCGCACAGAATGACCGACAGAATTAGCCCATTTAATCTGGTCAAAAAATGCCTGATTCCAGCATGTAGGACTGTCCCAATCCGGATACTGGTCCTTGCAAGCTTTAACTAAAGACGACCAATTTAAATATGTACACGAAAACACTTCAAGATTTGGAAGCCTTTCCTTCCATGTCTTAATATTATCCTGATATTCCACAAGAGAAGTCCTGAGGTTTTGGATTTCAAATGCATTGAATAATTTATTGTCATTGATGTATTTAACATCCAATCCGATTCCCCAAACGTTGGATGCAGAATCACTGGCGGAATTAAACGACCACACAAATCTATCGGGCTGGTCGGTAGGTTTGTATTTGGAAACTATTTTTTTACACTTTGTGAAAAAACTATTGGTGAACGCACGCCATTCGGCACCACCGTCAGGCGGTATGCCTTTGTGGTAATGCGCCTCTTCCATTTCTATACCATCGAGAGTGGGATATTTTTGCAATACCCATTCCATGTCCGAAAGGAAATGCTCCTGTGCAGAAGCACTGTCTTTAAAGGCATCCCAATCACTATTGGTATACAAACCTATGCTCATAAAAAGATAAGTTTTTATACCTTTTTTACGCGCATAAATGATTCCGTCACCAATATAATCCGGCTCACCATTTTTAACACCGGCTATGTAGGACGGAATTATTCCGGGTGAAAATGAATCTACACCGTAGTATGCTGCCTTATCAATATCAGAGTTCAACTTAGACAAATCACCCCAATTATGTATTGCCCCCCTTTTAAAACTTAACGCTGCTGATAACGTCTTTGCTGTTATCATGCTTGTCAATGCCAATCCTGCTAACAATAAAAACCACTTAATGGCTTTATTCATTCTTTTACCTCCCGTATAATTTTCGTATTGTACCATAGATATGTGTAATGTGCTAATTATTTTAATGGATACTTATAACTTGCACGTTACTACATATATAACGTAAAACTCAAGGTAAGTCAAGTATCTACTTGTGAATAGATAAAACGAACTTGCGGTATAGCGAAGGGGTTGTATCGGTAAGACGCCTAAAATTACGATTAAAAGCAACTAGATTTGAAAAACCCACCTCGTATGCAATGGAAATTATCTTTTTACTATTGTCTGTCTCCAAAATACGTTTTGCCTCCAAAACTCTTCTATTAGCTATGGATTCCTTGAAGTTAAACCCGGTAAATTTCTTAAACAAATGACTTATATGATAGGGAGAATATCCCACATGCTTTGATAAACCAGAAAGAGTTACTCGTTCTTTATAGTGTTTGTCTATATAATCCAATACTTCATCGATTATATGATTATGTTCTTCAATAGAACTGATGTTTTTTTTCTTCTTAGACATAATTCTTATCAGTTGTATTAAAAATGTAGTAAGATTATTTATTATAACTTCCTGATAATGAACTTTCTTGTTTTTCCACTCTTTTTGAAGTGTATCTAAAGTTAACTCCAAACCAATTGCTTCTTTTTCGTTAAAAAATAGTTGATGCGGAAAGTTGTTATGACATGTAGTAATTTTTTTTACTATAGGTTGTATTAAAGAATATTTCTTGAATAAACTATTAGAGAAAAATAGGGTAACCTGATCTACATGTGTTTGGTTTTCCTTT from the Elusimicrobiota bacterium genome contains:
- a CDS encoding AraC family transcriptional regulator, which translates into the protein MKIDKYRYPFPEKDFPFRIRTTNNIIDLKGSYHVHPFTVEFHYIRSGNGYYFIKDRRYSIKEKSLLIIHGQDIHTYRRKENQTHVDQVTLFFSNSLFKKYSLIQPIVKKITTCHNNFPHQLFFNEKEAIGLELTLDTLQKEWKNKKVHYQEVIINNLTTFLIQLIRIMSKKKKNISSIEEHNHIIDEVLDYIDKHYKERVTLSGLSKHVGYSPYHISHLFKKFTGFNFKESIANRRVLEAKRILETDNSKKIISIAYEVGFSNLVAFNRNFRRLTDTTPSLYRKFVLSIHK
- a CDS encoding beta-N-acetylhexosaminidase; the protein is MNKETYKPKLIPEPRKIRIKPAKFEFTKETEMVFDKSNPGIVFSLQLLADSLKDKGIKANLSDKYRSGTINFSNKFAILIVNDNLNKKPDLSMLEFNKLIKEEGYTLNIDKDKILLVAIDTSGLFYGIQTIIQLLEEENNKLFIKCLEIEDYPELKIRGIHMNLWSQMPKVDYLKDIIKRAGHYKINTILLEYEDKFPYKKHPVIKHNLALTELEIKEIISFAGKYYIQIIPLVQSISHVSYILKHKEYALLRERKENIVHSKSPVGNDFQFCPLHPGSLEQFKDMAGEVIELHPYKYFHIGADEAYFLGECEQCKEFVKKEGKSKLYIDYINKVSKFIKSKGKIPVMWHDMLRDFPEAIDSLDKDICIVYWNYGTMSDKIPFVSWGGRALFGEEIVDWVPKEILSLYKKYWDGGNFPEVNNGYPYIKFFQDKGFRVFGSPCCHFEPKRSVRNTITFCKEIAKTNGLGILNTHWPSGSGIGNFDVFELHWINMLCSAEYSWSPDKNTKKEYDRKYIYQFYGSTKYFLVDYIYDLWTKITSKNASEIKEKCQKLSDILKKEKFTKNKLNIEYFIMAADFKIFLTEATVILNKIETQIIRYINTDRAYFANVGLWRGFTVSDKKIKEDVLKKAISELRILKQKTEKIKQKVRESLNKTIKSADVEKMLGELSVEKKINQYLGQIQLHRASKESDRYRDSIYSQK